The sequence CTAATTGGAGTTATTTTTAATGCCTAATGGAAACGATTCAATGATTTCTTAAAAACCCAAAttctaagtcattttctttcctTATATTGCTgtcttttaatttacttttattaattaactttttcgtttttaatctGCACATGTGgagttttccacgggctttatcgactagtaatctAAATAATATCTATTTTCCAaatattaaactgcaaaattgATGTGTGTATTTTtacaataacaataaaagaaattttttcaaaaattttcatagaatTGGTAAGTAACCCTTTCTCTGCCATAACATGCATGTCATTTGATAAAATACCAGCCCTAATCCATTTCTTTTTCTCTAGTATTATAAAGACACAGAGacaagcaaaaattttttattgattaGTACTGACACTCACATGAGACTTTGGTTTAGACCGAAAGATGAAAGGTAATTCCTAAAAAACTCCTGCCTGTttcttaaataatattttcttacttttgtcatttttgtagatttaatttattttttacgacTTTTGATGCCTTTTGCACTTTGGGGATTTACATGGTGAGTACTATTTAAGGAAAAAGCAACAATAAGATGGAAAAGGAGTAAAAAGACCAAAACTGTGCCATAAAACAAAGGGTTTTATCAAAACACAGGTAGAACATGCCCTACTTTACTTGATAATACAATTCTTTGTCAAAGTTAGGTTTACACTAAATGCTAAATAGCGATATAATTTTAGGTACCCAGTGTGCTAAAATTTCGTGATTTACAAACATATGTTATCGCTAAGCAAACAAGTAATGTCTGTAGacatgtgatagatgacaccaTAAAAAGATCACTGTTTTTTCACTTTCTAAATTAGCAGCAACAATCTCGTATTTCCTTCTTTGTTTTGTGGGAGACTGTACACATTTCCAAAATAAGTTGTTCAactgaatttattttattgaatgctttttttattataaaggaGTTTCAAGGCTCTTCATACTGATCTACAAACAGCATAATTGACAGCATCATGTATAATTGACAGCATCATGTATAATTGACAGCATCATGTATAATTGACAGCATCATGTATAATTGACAGCATCATGTATAATTGACAGCATCATGTATAATTGACAGCATCATGTATAATTGACAGCATCATGTATAATTGACAGCATCATGTATAATTGACAGCATCATGTATAATTGACAGCATCATGTATAATTGACAGCATCATGTATAATTGACAGCATCATGTATAATTGACAGCATCATTTATAATTGACAGCATCATGTATAATTGACAGCATCATGTATAATTGATAGCATCATGTATAATTGACAGCATCATGTATAATTGATAGCATCATGTATAATTGACAGCATCATGCATAATTGACAGCATCATGTATAATTGACAGCATCATGTATAATTGAAAGCATCATGCATAATTGACAGCATCATGTATAATTGATAGCATCATGTATAATTGACAGCATCATGTATAATTGACAGCATCATGTATAATTGACAGCATCATGTATAATTGATAGCATCATGTATAATTGACAGCATCATGTATAATTGACAGCATCATGTATAATTGACAGCATCATGTATAATTGACAGCATCATTTATAATTGACAGCATCATGTATAATTGACAGCATCATGTATAATTGACAGCATCATGTATAATTGATAGCATCATGTATAATTGATAGCATAATGTATAATTGACAGCTATACAATGTATATGGATCTGTTTTACTCAGATAATTAAATTTCTATGTAGATTATTCATTTCGAAACTGATTTCTATATTTGGCGAATATGCATTTGGTGGAATGGTGACAACGTCTGTTTTGaatgaaacatttaaaattatCTACAAAATTGCTTGCTTGCAGTTACATGTTTCTCCTGTGAAACGTATCCTCGACCTTATCGATGAAAGTATCAAGAACaagtattattaatttttttttaggccTAAATAATGTTTTTCTCTGACACAAAGCTCCATTGATAAATCTGTGTAAAAACCTAAAAAGCTTTAGTTTGTGTTACTTTGACATGACTCGAATTAGTGGGCCACAAGTCCGCGTGTTTAGATATCGAGTTTTGGTTATGGATAGTGTTATAAAAGCGCATCTCAATATATATATGGATTACATATGGAATATGTCTATTTTATAGGAAATCAATACATGAACTATGTTTGCGTAGATGTCGAATTATTCCACAAGACATCTATGCTATTACTCATGCTTTGTCGTTCTACCCTGGCATAACTTTAATAGATTTAAGAAGTACACGTATGACCAGTAAAGGTACTTGATTATTGgttgttaatttgacatttaACGTCTCTCTGGAAACGTTATAGTTAAAAATCAGCAATTATTTCTTTATGTATGTTGAACCAGCACTTTAACTGCGATGGTAAAGACACTGTAAACTGATTTGAATTTTTAGTATTAAAATGGGATAGGTAGATCTatctagatagatagatagatggatagatggatAGGTGGATAGGTGGGATGGGTGGGATGGATGGGATGGATGGGATAGATCGAATGTTTCTGAgagaagtaaagaaaaaaaattgaagaaaaaactCGCTTAAATTTCTTCAAACAAAATTGCAACCCTTAAGGTAGTCAAAACTTTGTCTTCCCTCAGTCAGTTTTTTTACACCCTAAATTCAGGAAAATAGACCAAACTTTGTCTAGCCAGGAGTTATCACAAAGTCGGACATCCCCCAAAATAGTTTTTGTTGGTTAAAAAATACCTCGATGAGATTCGTGATAAAAGTTGTAATggcatgtttattttattttataggtCTTGTGTATTTACTAAAAGCACTTTGCAAGTACAAGTGGTTACAGAGTTTAGATTTTGGACAAAATTAAGCTATTGATTCTCGAGAAACAAGATCTGCTCTACAAGAGTATCTATCCAATGCACAGTTAAAATGCATAAAGTTTCGCAGTACAGATGTTGGAATTGTAACATTTGATGTATTTTTTCAGTCCTTAAAGGTAAAGTTTATTCATAATTTCTGTTTAGTTTTGTGATCATTGCACTTTGATCATTCCATTCTCATTTTGGTTATCCAAAATGAGAATGGAATGATCAAATTCtggaataattatatatacgaTGATTTCAGTTACGATGATTTCTTTTGCGATGATTTCATATTTTGATGATTCCATTTGGGACGATTTTATTTGCGATGATGTCATTTGCGATGATGTCATTTTGgatgatttcatttgtgattATTTTTATTGGGATTAATTTTGTTTGACAAGATTTTATCATGTTTTTATGATAAATTCAATTGCATAGATTCTTGTTTCAGACTCACAAAACGCTTACTGATGTTGATATTGCATTTAATGTTGTTGATGATGTAAATTGTGATGCTATCTCTGAAGTTATTATCCACAACACAAAGTTGGAAAAACTGCTCATGTGGCATAGTCATATCACTGATCATGGTGCCAATGTATTGATAAATGCTGTAAACCAACGACCGATGGATTCACCACATTTGTGTCTAGAACTCCATGGTTCTCAATATATATATGAAGAAACAATGAAACATTTTGACGTAAGTGAGGTTCTTTAGTTAATACGTTTTTACCatatttttattactgttttgtatatatttctatatatgtgtatttttatttacccTGAACGCATTTTTTTCTATCCTGTCTTTCTTAATTTCTCCAAAGCACCATCATAGCCCTGAGAATATGCTCATATCGCTTAAATCGCTACAACCTAATTATAAAGACTCAGTTAGTTATCTGACTGACCTATATTTGGccataaacacaaaaaaataatatatttttaagcaaTAAAAGCAATAAAGAATTGGCTGGAAAAGTGTCACAGTTGAACACACGGCGCGTGTTTACAGGTAAGGCGCACGGATGAAATTGCCATTGCGTACTTTAAGAGATAACCAAATAAATTTGGGTATTTTACTTTTTGTGTTTTGCTCACAGACCAACCTAACTAGCAGCGATGTCTAGCATGCTAATGGCCTCAGGGTCACGTTTCTAAAATCTAGTTATTTTATAGGAATGTGTTAGATTGAAATGTCAATCTAAAGTAAGCAGAAAGGTTAAGGTATCAGGACAAAGCTCGGATTTTGTGGAAACACTTACTGGAAACAAAATTAAGGAAATTGTGGGTAAAACTTCtaatggtgaagaaatagaaaaggaAATTGAAAAGCTCaaattaaaagaagaaattcaaTCAAAAGAAAAGGTTGAAAGGAAAGGACTTGCTCGCATGAAATCTAATCTTAAGAACAACTATGTGTCTCCACTTGATGACTCAGGTGACAAGATTAAAAtacttttctaaaatttttttgatcTCTGCACCAGGCTAGAAGAAGACTAATTTTGACACTTTCAGTATCGCGCTTTTTGTATCCTATCCTAAGTAACAATATCACGGTTGTTCATTATTGTGTTCTGCAGCTAGTGGTTAAGAAATTAGCAATTATAGATCACACGGTCTGACTTAAACGTAAGGATCTGTATATTTAGAAAAAATGGTTGCGTATGTGCTGGACCAAAAGTTTATCGGCGAAAGAGCTG is a genomic window of Hydractinia symbiolongicarpus strain clone_291-10 chromosome 14, HSymV2.1, whole genome shotgun sequence containing:
- the LOC130625547 gene encoding uncharacterized protein LOC130625547, coding for MWHSHITDHGANVLINAVNQRPMDSPHLCLELHGSQYIYEETMKHFDECVRLKCQSKVSRKVKVSGQSSDFVETLTGNKIKEIVGKTSNGEEIEKEIEKLKLKEEIQSKEKVERKGLARMKSNLKNNYVSPLDDSEKMVAYVLDQKFIGERADGLYFSEILLDDHGKAKELWASCNRCDHPVLDVVAYYCNNNTRKNLLADVNAALEECGFLGLVIEEEEIHPIQKVEHCTDLGDFDASRRQIFSMISTQIGFEASFDGCSEVWKLRESVPFVVHDGIIVVGTSTAINLAVRIFLEVVFHV